In the Urocitellus parryii isolate mUroPar1 chromosome 1, mUroPar1.hap1, whole genome shotgun sequence genome, GGCCAACCTACTTTGGGCTACCTTTGCCCATCAGAGGTAACAGAGCAGTTCAAGGCAATGTTTGAGGAGTCTCTATTCTTTTCTGATCTGGTTTTCCCAATTTCGGACTCTGATAAAAGCTGGTTTAGAAGGCAAAGATAGAGGCATGTGTAGGGCTCCTGCCTCCCACAGTAGTCTCAACTTGAGACCCCCATGCTCAGCTCAGCCTGCAGAAAGGACAACACCTGTCTGGTGGTGGGGCTGCCATCCTGGATGAAAGCCCACCCTCACTTTTCACTAGGGAACCAGCTCCATAGTCTGGGGTTTTGGGGTTTTAAGTTCACAGGTTTACAGTTGACCAACTGATTTATTAGTCTTATTTGTatgctttttcaaaaaatattttagaacttaACAAAGCtcattttcttagaaattaaCAAAGGGACAATTTCCCCCACCATTGGAGTCCCAGTCTCAGCCGTTGTCCCGGGTCCCTCTATCCCACCTCCCCAAGCTCCCTCTGCTCACCCCATGTGCCGGGCAGCTAaggaatttttgctttttgttttgttttgctgaaaATATTGGCTGACATTTTGACCAGACTCTAGTACCCACAGAAGACAAGAAATGAAAGGACCCAAATGTCCTGCCACCCCATGGGTTTATAATAAATCGTCCAGGACGCTGGTTCCCAGATCACCCAGAGAGGAGCCAGGCTGGGTGCAACCAGACCTGTCTGCCAGGCTGCAGCCATCCAGAATGGCCACTCTGTTCCTCAAGGGCCTTCCATAAGTTCCAGGAACAGAAAGTACACCTTTTTTAAACACCACAGGTGCACAAAAATCCGTTTTACTTGAAGGCTTGAGCAATAAAAGGCCTATCCACGGGATAAAAGGATGTACCTTTTAAAACTACACACATACAGAATGATGGAGAAATTAAACAGAGTTTGCGTTACACTAGCATCCAACAGCAACTCCCCTGTGTTGGAAGATTTCCGAGGAACAAGGGGGCGGAGGCCCTTGACCATGACAGGAAGAGGTAAGGCGCAGGGGTATTGTGACATGCTCAGCTTTTCCCTTGGCCAACCGAGGTCCAAGCCCATTGGGGGCAAGGGAGCCGCCGGACCAACATGGAGCAGCGGCCCAGGGCGCAGCCTTCCGTGACCCGGGAAAGCTCTGAGGCGCAGCAGGAGATTCTAGCCCAGTCTATCGAGGGCCGCGGCCGGGTGCTGCTGGTAAGAGAGCTCTGGAAGCAGGACGATGGCTGCAAGGATCTGCAGAACTTTCCAGAGCAGGCCTCAACCCATCAGCCCACCAGGTCCTCGTCCACACGAGCCACCACAGGCCACAGCACCAGTAACTGCACCAGGAGGGGACTTAAGCGCTCCGGCGACAGCTCTACGGACAACTCCGAGAACAACACCGACTACCCGGCCGCAAAGTCCAAGCGCTCCGCGGAGAAGGCGGGGAGAAGCCGTTGCAAGTACGCCGACCCACGCGAGCCCGAGACGCCTGGGACCAGTCCTAGGACCCCCGGCCCCGCGGCTGCGGAGAACCCGGCCACGAGCTGCCGGGCGGTGGGGCAGCCCCGGACAGCGCCGGAGCAGGGCGCGCAGCTGCTCCTGGTGCTGTGCCGCGCGTCGGCGCTGTGCACGCAGCTTCCGCGGCTGCAGCTAGTCCTGGAGCAGGTGCGCGCCCGGGACTCCCGCCCACCCGCCGCGCTCATCGGGATCCTGGTACAGCCGCAGCCGGACGAGGAGGCGGAGGCGCGCTGCCTCCTGGAGAACCTGCTCTGCGGCATCTTCGCGCAGCACAACCCCGCCGTCGAGGTGCACACGGCAGTGTTCTGCCCCGGCCGCCCCCAGGGCGTCCTGGACGTCCAGCGCGCCGCCAGCCAAGTGCGCAAGGTTCCCTTAGCGGATCGGGGGACGCAGATGGATGGTGAGGGGCCCGAGGGCTGGGAACATCCGGTTGCCGCGGGtgcagggatggggggctggggccCTCAAATACAGAGTTCGGTCCCCTGACCCTGGTGCCCCGCTGAGTTTGGACAAACCCCGACTTCACAGCTCTTCTTATGGCGCCTCTAGCAATTTTGGGTACGGTTTTGAGTGATGAACCAGAGTTCTTACCCCCAGGTTGTCTTCGCTGAGGCAATCTAAAAGCGTTTGAATTAATTTAGTGGGCTACACTGGCCCTTCCCACAGCTTGGGGCATCGTTTCCCACTACTGGCAGTTACGGTTTTGTAAGGTTCACGCTGGGGATTTGTAGGACCGACAGCCCACCCTTCCTCTCCACAAGCACTGATTGCTTCCTCTGTTCTTTGATGGGGTTCTTTAGTCTCCTCCTCCATGGAATAACAATTACAATAAAAACATGGCTCTGTTCGAGAGCTTTGCACTTCCAATCCTCACAGCCTCCCTCCAGGATGGAACTCCAGTGCTAGCTGACCTTCTTCCGGGCAACCCTCCAGACCTTTCTGAGCAAGGGAGCTGGGCCTGTGGCCCCCAGGCTAATCCGCAGCCTGAGGACTAGTTAGTGGACTCTTTAGGGAAGCAGAAGGGACTAGGGAAGCTCTCTGGGTAGGGTGGGTGCCTTCTTTGTGGAAGGTTCCCCTCCTATGTGACATGTGAGGGTGATAGGCCAGTTGTTTTCTGAGATGTCATCTAGCCTGAAGAGTTTCAGGACAAATGGTGGCATGTTTTGCCTGAGAGCCCAGGACACATCCAAGAGGCCTTCTGGGTGGATGGGATTTTAACAACCTCAGTTCTTGCCCTGGTACCTAACTTCACATCCGCTTAGACTCGTTCCTCTCACTCCCTTTAAGTTTAGCCTAGGAGAGTCTCACATGGCCCGCACTGGTGGTTGGGAAAGCCCCCTACCTATTGGCTCTCCCAACTGTGACCCTCGGCCAAGGTCAGAAATACCTGGTCTGTCTTTGGAAATAGCCCATAGTGATGAAAGTCTTTCAGGCTCCTTGTCCTCATTTCCCACCCTTCCTTCACCTGGTCCCCATCCCTGTCCTCTACCTTCCCCCTAGTTCAATTTAAGCAGCTTGCATTGAGCTCCTGCTGGCTTTGACCCTCCTTGATGTCcacagtcaggggctggggaacAAGAAAGGAGACAAGGCAAGACATAATCCTAACCCATGCAGGATGTGACACACAAACAGGTACTCTGGGGCTCAGAGAAGAAACCATGGCTTTCTGCTGGGGATCTCCAGAAAGGTTTTATGAAGAGCTGGATCCCCTTGAGGGGGATCTTGGCCACGGAAAGTATGACAGAGAtgggaggaggtggtggagggaaAGTACTTCTACAAATGTGGGAAAGTTAGGCGTGTTCACCAGACCTCCTCCCAGCTGGCTAGAGGCAGCAGCATGGTGGCACCAGGTGTGGGACAGTAGGCTGTGGCCATATTATAGAGGAGCCAGGCTCCCCGGCAGGGAACGTGTGCTCAGGCAGAGACAGTGTCCTGGCCAGGACCCATTGCTGTGCTATTCTTGTGCATTCTTCTGGAACAGCTCTCATCCTATGACTGCCTCTCCCTGCTCCTGGGGACCACCGTAGTAAAGaacccacacatttttttttttctccatagccATAGACATACTCCTTAGCTTGCCCTTTGTGTTTCCTCCATCTCCCTCCTGGGAACAGAGACGTGTGTCCTGTTTGACTTCTTTGGATGAAATGGAGTATCTCCTTCACGGCTACCAGAAAATTCTACCTGTGTGTATCTACCCCCATCTGACTCATTTAAACTAATTATTCTCAACCAGGGACAGTTGTTGACACTCCCGATTACTGGTAGGGACATTTatcaatgtctggagacatttggGGTTGTCATGGGCAAAGGGAGGTGCTAGTGGGTCAAGACCAGAGATGCTGTTAAACTTCCTGCAATGCTCAAGAAAGCCTCCCACACAAGGAATTATTCAGCCCAAAATGTCAGTAAAGCCAAGTTGAGAAACCCTGATTTCAACTGGCCCACAATCCAAGCCCACTGGTGCCTGAAAATCCAATTTTGTAGAATTAAATCCCTTGGGATTTCCTGACCTGTATGCTAATCCCAGTGGGGTCCCCGGGCTGGGTCCCCAACCTCTCTGGTTCTAAATGGAATCCCCTAAAGAGAACTATTGCTCCTGACTTCAGGGAATCACTGCTGTCTTGTGGATTCCCCTGCTCCCTCCTTACTCCAGCGTCAACCAAATACAGCAAACACTATTGATCTGAGCTTCCCTCCATTCCTCATCATTCATGCTTGTGTTTGGTTTCTTAAATCTTCTCATTCAAGGAATTTgcaaatgtttttagttttttaattcgTTGATTTTAAAGCTTATGTAATTATCTGATTCCATATTGCCTTCTTGGGTCATGAAAAGACAGAACCCTGAACTAAAATTAGCCCTGTCCATGCCTCCAATCGATCTTCAAAAGTAATTTAACTTCTCTAAACATCAATGTCCTCTTCTTCAAAAAGATAACCATTAAAGTCTTTGCAGGCTCTGGAAGCCCTAGAACAGGTTCTGTAGTTTTACAGTTGGCTTGGGTCTGGCCTTGGACCCCTTTGAATCCTTTGTGTCTAACTAGCTCTGAGCAAACCTTGTGGTGGGCACGAGCATCCTCCCCGGGGGGCTACAGGCTGGGGTAGGCCTGGTTTTCTCACCTGCGGATCAATGCGTCCTGCAGCAAGTTCTGTGCCCTCTGTGAACGTGACTCGCGTTGCAAAGTGTGAAAACTGAGCTTGTCGATTCAAAATGCTTTTCCCTCTTCTGTCCTAAAATGAAAATCACGTTAATGTAGATGAAGATCATAGTCTGTTGACCCAACCAATGCGGGTTTGGGAATAACCCCTCAGGTTTTGCCACTGTAATGAGTTTGAGAAAAATGTTTGTGTTCTGAGCAGCAGATAggttttaagagagaatttttcaaaaattcaaagctTCTTTTAAAAGTTGGAACAGCCCACAAGCTCCCCTCCCACAATGGAGGAGAGCAGGCTTTGGAGGCTGGGGAAGCTAATCCGAAATGATAGAGGCTGTGGGCTGTGGAAGGTCAAGTGCTCAAAGAAGCCCCAAATCTTCAGAAAAGTTACACGGAGCTTACTAAAGGCAGAGTGAAGATGGATGTTTGTGTCTCTGCTTTTGTATGTGGAAATGGGTGATAAAGCTGAGTGTCCCATCAAGGGTGTCTTAGAGCGAAAGAGATAGGTCACTTGGACCAAGGAACACACCCGTGATGAAGAGCCTGAAGGTGGTGTTGTGGCCGCAGAATCGTGGGGTCCAGTTGTCACAGGTCCCCAGGCTAAACCAGGCCTGCAGGGGCAGAGCAGAAGCAGCCCTCTGCCTATCCTGGCAGCTGGGAGGAACAGGGATACCAGGTTGGTGCCTGCACAGAAGACTGTCCCGGAGCCCTGGCTGTGGGAGCCACCCTGGCTTTTGTGACCTCACAGGGGGTATAAGTGACTGTTCTCTGGGACCTGGGTTCAGTCAGAGACCAGGGCTGAACACctagggcagagggcaggggcaGACGGCCCCTCTAAGAGGGAGCCCAAAGATTAGGCAGCTCCATGTAGGTTCAAGTTTAGGTTAAGAAGAAACACCATGaagaagagcaagaagaaaaagtcCGAGGCCAGACCACCCCGGGACTCGTCCATCTCTCCACGGGGCAGCTCCGACTCTAGCACCTCCCAGCAGCCCAGCTCTGAGAGCACCCATCCCAGCCCCCAGTCCACAACGCAACCATCCAAGTGCACCACACAGCAATCCAGCCCTCAGAAGCAGTTGAGCCCCGAGGGCAGCCCAAAGCAATCCGAGTCCCAGGCCCTCCCAGAACCGGAAGCTCATCCATCGTCTGAATGCCTGTCGTCCCCCCACACCAACAGAAAAGCAGCTCCTTCACCTAAGAAAGGTGGGCAGACTTCTAACTTCAGCAGTTCTAGCCTTCCTGTGGATGGGGTTTCCGGGCTGGTTCTTGTAGGGAGGGGTACGTGGCGAATGTGTTCCGGAACTGTGCTTGTGGAGggtacaagattttttttttttttttttaacgtaagAGACCAAGATTCCTGAATTTTGTCATTTCTCACCATCATGAGTCTCGCTGGAGACAGTCATGCACACATATAATTTGGCTTTAGAGTAATACTAGCTCGTTAGGAGTCAGCAGTACAGTGTGAGTGCAAAAAAATTCGAGCCAAAGGTACATTTAGAGAAGTATATGGTTTATAACAAGGGAGGTGATCATACTGATCTGCTGTCTTCATCAGGCCGTGCCTGGGAACTATAAAAGATGACTAACAAACTAGTCCAAAGAAGATAGTCCAGGTGATGGAGGgtgagaggaggcaggggaatgAGGATGTTGGAGGACGCATTTGTCAGAGCAAGATGTGAACAGTCTTTCTGTGTTGTCCCCAGAAGTCTGACTAAGGGCCATGGAGAGGCCCAGACAATATATAAGACTCCCagctaaattttaatttcaacaaACAGCAGAGAATTTTTTATATGTGTTTCCCCAAATCATGGACCTcctgttacatttttatttgctaaaatggCAACATTACCCATGGGAGACGCTAGAGGCAGACAGATTTCTGCTCAAGGTAAAAAATACTTTGCAACAGTGAGTGGCTGTCTAGGAAGAGTGCTCCTGACTTCTCGCCTAGTCACAAAGAGTCTGAGCCAGCGTGGGTGTGGAGAGGAAGTTCAGTGGCGTTCAGGAAGCGGGCTGTCTTGTACGACGAACGTGATGGCGCTGGCTAACTGCATTGATATCGCACTCAGCGCAAGCCCAACATCAGCTTGATCTAGGTTTGTCGGCTCACCGGACAGCCCTAGAAGGAGGCACTACCTCGTGGCCATTCTGTACATAAGGAAACTCGTAGAAATCAAACTCACTCTGGAGCAGGCGCTTGTAATAGTGAGAGGGAAACTTGTTCTCTTCTCTAGAATCCTCATTCATAACCACAGCTCCACCTTTCAATTCCAGGAGGCCTTGTGGTCTCCCCAGGAGGAAGAACACCCTTCTCTAGGCTTCTCCTGCACCTGCCGTGAGCCAGGGTCATTACCATGACCTTCAGCCACAGTTCATTCTTCTGGGAGGGTAGCAAATGAGAGATGCAAGTGAGGGTGCTAAATCCAACAAGTCTTGTGACAACAAGACTTGTATAGCTTAGAGTCCATCCTTGACATATGGCAATGGTCTTGAGTGCTCTACTGCATATTGTGTATATTGTGAGCATCAACTATGAACACAAACATTTCTGGATTATGACCTTCAGAGCTGGTATCTGtagaaagtaaaacttttttttttttttttttttttttttttttgcaatactggagCTTAACCAgagcctttgcacatgctaggcacatgttctatactgagctacagcccagtcCTGGTCTACTTTTCTAAATGATCAGTCTGTGTGGAATACCCCAGAACTCTCACTTTTCATTCCTAAATCTTTTAATGAGTGCCTATAACTTACCCCAGGAGGGAATTCAGCTTACTGAGGAGGCAAAGCAAGACATATTGGTAGCTCACTAATGATTATAGCAGACACTCTACACCTTTCTTCCAAAGGAATTTCCCCCTTTTGAATCCAAGTGGGAAGAAGTGTTGGAGATGGGGGATGGAGGTCTTTAAATAAAGGATGTCAATTTCTAAAGCCAAGCCTTTCTATAGGCAAAGTAGTGTAGCTCAAGAATGTGAGAGTCCTCCAGTAGCGTGGCTGTCATCAAAAAGAGGGACAATAGTGAGCAATCGAGGTTGAGGATCTGGAGAAATCGGAATTCTCACACGTGGGGCAGGGGGTCGAGGGACAGGGATTGTCAATGGTGCCACTGCTATAGAACTGCCTGGCAGTTCCCCAGAGGAATGTGAAGGAGCCGTATGATCCCACTCCTGGGTGTATGTCCAAGGATTAAGAACACGTCCACACAGAAGCTTACACATGGGTGTTCAGggcatcaatatttataataatcaacAAGTGAAGACAATCCAAGTGTCCGTCATCCAAAGGAGGATAAACAAGATGTGGTGTGAAATAACCACAATATAATATTGTGGAATATtcttcagccaaaaaaaaaaaaaaaaaagacatgatgtTCTCATGCATGCCACAATGTGGATGAAACTTGGGCTAAGTGGAAGAAAcagatccccccccccccccccccacacacacacacattgtcggattccatttacatgaaatgccCAGAATGGGCAAATTATTCCCAAAAACTTGAGGGGACTAGCAAATGAGGAATGATGTCGTGTggggtatgttttttttttttttcaggaaatgaaaatgttctaaaattaaataatggtgATGGTCCTACAACTTAATGCCACAAACCACTGAACACTCTTAAAAGGCTAAATTGTGTGGTCTTGGAAATACATctcaatttaaaactttttttaaaggataagtCTTGCCTTTAGAATCCATGCCTTCCCCCACTTCAGGAAAAGTATGTGAGGAGTTTGGTCTAAGCTGGAAAGATGCTGAGTTTTCTGGTTGACCAGTGTGGCTACACAGACCTGGAAGAATCCTTAATCCTGCAAAATAGCGAGGAGAGGAAAAGGCCTCAAGTCCTCTCACCCAACAGCAGAGGGCGCCAACACCGAGTTCTGCTGGTTGCCATCCCAGAAGACAGAAAATGGGAGATTTCCTTGAGGAAAGAATTTCCAGGACCATAAACCAAAGCAGTGGTTGTCTTAGGGAAGAATCAGTAGCCCCCAGATAAATGGAGCACAGTACCTCCGATTCCAGGAGGCTCCATGCAGCCTCATGGAGGGCTCAGTCACCTGCTGGGTCATTTTGTCAGTGCCAGGGCAATAGTTTTTGCTGACTTTAGAAGTTAGCAATTCCCtccatccccagtgctgcaaaaaaagaagaagaaaaagaagaagaaaagaaaaccagttaTCCACCTGGAGTCAAAGTTCGGTTCTACAATCTACTTGCCTATAGTAGCACATCCTTATAtcctttgagcctcagtttccttatttataaaatgatactAACAAGATGCCACTTCACAGGATGTTTGTGACAGTTAGCTGAGATGACCAGTGAGGGGAAGGTCTAGCACACCACACAGGTGTAAGCAGCGGCATGgtcaggattttatttttcccaggtAGACGGCTCTGGAACCCAGACATTCTCCCGCGTAGCTAGTCTCCCCTCCTGCTTGGGAAGGGCTTGTGCTGTGGGAGGGCTGCTTTCCTTGGGCGGTCCAGTCCCACGTCCTTGATGATGCCTTGGAAAGCTCTCGGGTTTCCCTGGGAAGCCTGCCGTGGCCACGAACGAACAGCATGTCTGTTGTGGGCCTTCTAGAGCTGTACTCCAGGTTCTCCCCCGGCCTTCCCAGGGCAGGTGCATCcctcatctctctccttctctgtccaCCAGGGACTCAGACCCAGGTGGGCACTCAGACCTGCTCCTGTGCCGTGTGTCCGGGCAGCTTTGCTTGCTGGCGTCGTCTGGGGCTGTGCCACAGACGCATCTTCGatgtccttctgcctcagcactGCCAGGCCATGTCAGGGAGAGGACTCCTAAGCCACCTCACCTTCTACAGGTTCCCGAGCGCGTGCGCGGCTAGAGCCTGGGAAACACTTCCCAGAGCCAGGCTCTGTCCCTTGTTAGCAATCACCTGCGACATCTGGAATTATGGGCCAGAAGGAACGTCCTGCCCTCCACTTGCCTTCTCTTGGGCTTTGGGAGGCAGGGGCCCTTTCTGACCAGGCCTGTTCCCTGGGATACCCACCCATCTGCACAGAGAGGTGCCATTGCCTTCCTTCTGGAAACTGCTCCAAAGTCATCTCACTCTTCTCTTCTCCATAGAAGCCCTGCCTTCCTCAGAGCACAATCCCTCCCGGCCC is a window encoding:
- the Spata3 gene encoding spermatogenesis-associated protein 3 — encoded protein: MKKSKKKKSEARPPRDSSISPRGSSDSSTSQQPSSESTHPSPQSTTQPSKCTTQQSSPQKQLSPEGSPKQSESQALPEPEAHPSSECLSSPHTNRKAAPSPKKGTQTQVGTQTCSCAVCPGSFACWRRLGLCHRRIFDVLLPQHCQAMSGRGLLSHLTFYRFPKALPSSEHNPSRPFLTSTPYGSFVNKRSGWPFTTF